The Nostoc sp. NIES-3756 DNA window ATTAGTTGAATGTACCTTAAAAGGAGCTAGTAATTAACTTGATGCTTCACGGTAATTACGATATTCGCCTTAGCTTATTTTCTATAGCTATTGCTATACTCACCGCATACACTACGCTTGATTTAGCCGGACGAGTAGCACAAGCTAAATCACAAGAACGTTCTCGGTGGGTTGCTGGTGGAGCAATTACGATGGGAACAGGCATCTGGGCTATGCACTTTATTGCCATGCTGGCGTTTAGTCTACCAGTTCCTATTTATTATGATTGGCTAATGGTTGTCGCATCAGTACTACCAGCAATTCTTGCTTCTGGGTTAGCCCTTTGTTTGATTAGCTTACCAGAGATAAATCTTCTTCTACTGTTAAGCGGTAGTATACTCATGGGTGTAGGCATTAGTGCCATGCACTATATAGGTATGGCGGCTGTTCGCTTATCAGCAACGGTATCCTATGATTTGAATATAGTTGTATTATCAATTGCGATCGCTATTCTTATCTCCCTAGTTGCACTTTGGGTTGGGTTTAAACTTCGAGCTGATACAACTTTCAAAGGCAGATTACTTAGACTGGGAAGTGCAATTATATTAGGTGCTGCCATACCTTCAATGCACTACACAGGTATGATGGCTACCCATTTCTCCAATCCTCAAATCGTCAACACTAACACAGTTGATACTACCAGACCTCTTTGGATGGCTGTAATTGTCGGTTTAGTTACTGTATTTTTATTAGGGTGGACATTACTCACCTCATTTTTTAATAAAAGATTGAGTGTTCAAATTGTTAAAACAGCAGTCCTTAAAGAAAATCAAGCACTTTTACAGCAAGCATTACAAAAACAAGCAGACTTGGCAACGTTAGCACAAACCCGCTCTGAAGAATTAGAAGCGGCTATGTTAGCACTTCAAACAACTCAACTACAATTTATTCAAGCTGAAAAAATGTCCTCATTAGGGCAAATGGTTGCTGGAGTAGCCCACGAAATTAATAATCCTGTCAACTTTATTTACGGTAACTTATTTCATATAGAAGCTTATGTGCAGAATCTTTTAGAGTTAATTAATGCTTATAAACAAAACTATCCCGATCCTGCACCAGAAATTCAATTACTCACAAAATCTATTGATTTGCAATTTTTGCAAGAAGATTTACCGAAAACTCTAGAATCAATGCAAGCAGGAGCTACAAGAATTAAATATATTGTTGAATCTTTACGGAATTTTTCTCGTCTAGACGAAGCAGAATTAAAAACTGTAGATATCCATGAAGGGCTAGATTCTACACTATTAATACTCAAAAATCGCCTGATGAATCTGGAGGGTAATAGACCAGAAGTTACAGTAATTAAAGAATATGACAAATTACCCCTAGTAAATTGTTATCCTAGACAATTAAATCAAGCATTCTTTAATATCCTAACAAATGCTATTGATGCTTTAGATGAAAAGTATAACAAGAATATAAAGACAAATTTATCTTTTAAACCAATCATTAGAATTGCAACCAATATTAATCAACACAAATGGGTAAATATTCAAATTTTTGATAATGGTTTTGGGATTAATGAAGAAGTTCAGCGTAAAATTTATGACCCTTTTTTTTCAACTAAGCCTGTAGGCAAAGGTGTAGGATTAGGTTTATCAATTAGTTACCAGATTATTATAGAAAAACATCAAGGTAAGCTTAGTTGTCTATCTGCTTATGGTCAAGGAACTACTTTTAAAATTGAAATACCAGTAGATATTGCAATTGCTTCTATTCAATAGGTAACACCAATTTCAAAAAGCAGATAATGGCTAACTGGGCTATCTCTATGGATAGTTACAAATATTATGATAAGCCATACGTAAGCAAGTGAGCAGAGCAAAGGTTATACTTTGTAAAAAAGGCTTGTTTAAATTACTGTTTCTAATAATTTTTGGAAATCAATGGTGCTAAATTTTCGCTTTGCTGTAGTCAGCGACTTACACATCGCGCTTTCTCACACAATCTGGGATCATCCTAGCCGATTTCATTTGGTAGAAGTGGGTATCCCAGCTTTTGAAAGCGCCATAGAACATTTAACACAACTTGATTTAGATTTTCTTTTACTCCCAGGAGATTTAACCCAACACGGCGAACCAGAAAACCATATTTGGTTGCAACAACGTTTATCTAAATTACCGTTTCCAACTTACGTCGTACCGGGTAATCATGATGTTCCTGTAGTAACGGCGAATCAACAATCAATTGCTTTTGCTGATTTTCCGCAGTACTACCGCAAGTTTGGTTATCAAGATACTAATGAACTTTACTATACCCAGCAATTATTACCTGGAGTAAGGTTAATTGGATTAAATTCTAACTTTTTTAACGAAGAAGGCCAGCAAGTGGGGCGTTTAGATGCCAAACAACTGCAATGGTTAGAAGAAGTACTAATAGCAGCATCTGATGAGTTGGTGTTAGTGATGGTGCATCATAACGTAGTAGAACATTTGCCCCATCAATCTCGCCACCCGATGGCATCCCGCTATATGTTGGAAAATGCACCAGAACTAGTGCAACTATTACAGCGTTACGGGGTCAAACTAGTCTTTACTGGTCACTTACATGTCCAAGATGTGGCTTGTGCTGATGGCGTGTATGATATTACGACAGGTTCTTTAGTCAGCTATCCTCACCCTTATCGAGTTTTAGAGTTTCATCACGATCGCCAAGGTAAAGAATGGTTGCAAATCCTGTCCCATCGAGTCCAATCAGTTCCAGATTTTCCTAACTTACAACAATTATCACGGGAGTGGATGGGCGATCGCTCCTTTCCCTTTTTAGTCAAACTACTCACCCTCTCTCCCCTCAACTTACCATTAACCCAAGCCCAAGAACTAGCACCAACTTTGCGTGACTTTTGGGCAACCATAGCCGATGGTGATGCCGTATTTGACTACCCCCAGTTTCCCCAAAAAATACGCCACTACATCCAAACCTACAGCGCCGCTACTTTGATTGATAACAATAGCACGCTGTTGTTGGAAAAGATGGAGCGTGGGCAGTTGGGAGTGGGGAGTGGTGAGACAGCGCTGCGGGAGGGTTTCCCTCCGCAGGCGACTGCGAACCCGAAGGGGGGGAGATGAGGAAGTAGGGGGAGTAGGGGGAGAAATTCTAACTACCTCATCTCCCTCATCTCCCTCATCCCCCTCATCCCTTTCATCTCCCTCATTCCTCAGATAACTCTCGGCAAATTCCAAAGACAGAGGTATAACCATGTAGAAAAGTTCTACCGCCGACTGGGCCAATTTCGCCACCACAGAAAAAGCCACCGACTGGAATATCTTGGATGTAGTGTTTAAATAGCTCAGAATCAAAGTTAGGTTTGCCGTAGAGTCCTTCTCCGCGTCCTACACAGGAAAACATCAAAGCACCAACAGCAGAGTTATCGAATTGAGGCTGTGTTTGATACCTTTCTAGGAGGAATTGTAGTTCTTCTGCCGAGGCTTGGGCATCCCGCAGGTGGAATTGTAGGCGTTGTCCAGGACGCACGATATCACCGATGGCGATCGCACCACCGGCTGGATCTACGCCTAAAATACTACGAATGAGGAAATCTCCTTGGTGTAAAGATAGCTTAAATTCATCCATCGCCACACCAACAAATAAAGAATGCTGTGCTAAAGCGCGTTCTTGTTCACTCAAGCTAGCAATTAAATCTCGCAATACCATTAACGGTACTTTTTCACCCAATTCCAAAATAATATTGCGTTCAGATTTCGTGACTTGCATTGGTTCACCAATTGGCCTACATCCCTGCGCCACGATAGTTTCTACAACAATGTTGCCACTCAAAGCCAAACCCACCGTACCCTCACGGTACAGGCTACCATTACAAAACAAAGCTAGACGACTACCCATACCCCCAGCGCTAGCTTGTCCACCTAAAATTACTGAACCGGGATAAGCAAAATCTAGCCCTTGTATTAAATCATTAATTCCTGACGAGAAAGCACTTGACAGCAAGATAAACTGAGGTTTTGGAGATGGTGGTACACCAATCAAATTAATCCACGTATCTGGGGGGCTGTCTAAATCGGGTAATTCCTCACCCGTAACATGAAATACCTGTAAATTCACCCCAGGTAAGTGTGCCAAAGTCAAACTAATAGCCGCTTGGGCTTCTAATTCTTGAGTTTGCCCACTAGCCACCGTCCCAATTACACCACCACCACTACAGCCAATCAACACGGGTACAGAAAGTTTTTCAGCTAATAGAGGTAAAACCCGCGAATACTCACTAGCAAAAGCAGACGAAATGAACACTATCCCCAAATCCGCAGGCGCTGTTAACGATGAGGTAGCCCGTTGTACTACATCTGTAATAGCCGCTTCTAGAGAAGGGCGGGTTGATAGGGCATTTGCCCACTGCATTCGATCTGCCATGAGTTTTATGAGTGGTATTAGTGATAGCGGCGCGTTTAGCGCGTGCTGAGTTTTGAGTGCTGGGTAATAAGTAATAATTAGTATTTATTCTCCCACCGTGTGGCAAGCTAAAACCACATTTGCCCATCTTCTTAATCTTCCCTACTCTGACCTCTTAATTACTTCTTTACCACAAATAGTTTGTCTGTTAACTGATTCCTCAGCACGCGCTAAACACGCCGTTACCGCTAACAGCACTCTCATTGGTCGTAATTTTAATCGATACATTAAGCCACCCAACTAGCTGATGCAGCTCATTAGGTACAATGGTGATTGATAGAACGAAAAATAGCAATTTTTGCAACTTTTCTATACTGTTATTATCAACACACAACGAGACTAAAGCCAATGACTGATACTCAAGCAAAAGGTCTTGAAGACCAAATCCAGGAAGAAGTAGAACAAGCTCGTGCTGTCTGTGATGTTTCAGGTAGCAACTCAGCCGAATGTGCTGCGGCTTGGGATGCAGTTGAAGAACTGCAAGCTGAAGCTTCTCACCAACGCCAAGAAAAGAAGAAAAATTCTCTAGAACAGTACTGCGATGACAATCCAGAAGCTGCTGAATGTCGCGTTTATGATGAATAAAGATTAACTTTGTAAACTTTTTTTCACAAACAAGCAACCAGACTTGATTGATTTAGTGTTTTTTACCTCTGTTTAAGCGGCTTCCGCAGCATATTATCCTGAGAATTACGCAAGTATAAGCGTGTTTAGCTTTTATCTAAAAGTTGTAGATGAAGCATTTCTTAGACAATTTGCTACAGTAGGTGCAAAATATTGGTGATCATGTTCTGCGCGTTGCTTGTTTTTTTGCACCCCATAATATGACAACAAATCTAGCCCGTATTCTTAGATAACAGACAATTAATTATGAATGACGTTTGGTTCCGTCAGTTAGTTTGGATTGATTACCGCCTCGCAGTATTATTTTTGATGTTGATTCCCTTAATTCTGCTAGTTTGGGCTTATGTTCAACAAGCACAGGGAATACAAAAGTTATTAACTATTTACTGGCGAGTCTCTAGCCTATTGGCAATTACTGTCTACTTAATGATTGCTCAGTACCCAGTTAGTTTTATCTCTGGCTTAATTGGACAAATCCTGATTCCCATCTCCCTGTGGTTTTGGGTGGATCTCAATGATGAAATTGAGTATCAACCAAGTGGAGCGTTGAAACTCACTTTCACTTCTTGGCGTTGGGCTGTTAGTGTCTATTCTATCTTAGGAACTATAGCCTTAATTCCTTTTGTTGGTTGTGCTTTTTCTGGTAATGTAGGGCAAAATCCAGCTTGTAGCGTTTGGTTTGAAGCACCCTTAGTGTTTAAAGATTACTTCCACCACAATAGTAAACCTGCCTTTCTTGGCTTTTTGGGTATAGTTGGTTTAATTATATATGTACTGTACTTAAGCTACTTTGTCTTAGTTAAGCTCGGCAAGCAGGGACGCTCCGCTACACCACAGTAATTGATCATTGCGCTTCAGTTTTCAATTTTCGGCTTTCAAAATGAATCCTATTGGCAAGCGGTTAGAACAATACACCACCAAACGTCCACAAGAAGTTTTATTAGTAACTGTGGAAATCGCCGATGAACAAGACAAAGTAGCCATATTCAAAGGTTTTTCTAGTTCATTGATGCGCTCAACTGCATTTGATCCTGATGTCCCAGTAATTCCTGACGAGGCAAAGGTCGTTAGTATAGATCGCATCGCCAGCCCTTATAATCCTGAATCACCCCGTTACATTCAACGCGAAATTTCCTGGGAAGCTATGGAAGGTATTTTGGCGGAAGTGGGAGTTTAATTGGGAAGCAGAGGATCATAGGATCAGAGGAGAATAACTTTGGACTGTTGACTATGGACTAATGACTAATGACCAATGACTAATGACTAATTCCGGTTACACTTTACCTGTTTTTGCTTGTGCGGCTGCAATAGCAGCTTTACATTGGTTACGTCAGCGTCAACCACTAAAAGTTGTGTCTGTTGATTTAATTGAACCTGCACAAATCGCAGAAATACCTGTAGAACAGGTGGCAGGTTTATCAGAAAATATGGCTTTGGCTATTACTCGCTCTGATCCGGGTGATAATCTTGATTTGACTAGGGATACACCGATTTGGGCTTTAGTGGAATGGGGCGGTGTTGAGAGTGAGCGGGTAACTATTAAAGGTGGCGAAGGTATTGGGAAGCAAACCAACGCTGATAACCAAGCCGCTATTTATAGTTATGCTCAAAAATTATTGCAAGAGAATTTAACTAGATTACTAGCCGCAGACGAAAGAATTATTGTTACCATTATCTTACCGGAAGGGCGATCGCTCGCGGTACGTACTTCTAATTCTGCTTTTGGGGTTGTAGAAGGATTATCTTTACTAGGAACCACAGGTATTTCTCAACCTTTGAGTTCCCCAGCCCAACTTGATGCTTTTCGCAGCGAATTGCAACAAAAAGCTAGTTTATTTACAAGTTTGGTATTTTGCATTGGCGAGAATGGTTTAGATTTGGCAAGGAAAATTGGGATTAATCCTGAGAAATTGGTGAAAACTGCAAATTGGCTAGGGCCAATGTTAGTGGAAGCTGATACTTTGGGTGTCCAGGAAATTTTGTTATTTGGCTATCATGGGAAGTTAATGAAACTAGCCGCAGGGATTTTTCACACCCACCATCACCTAGCTGATGGACGGCGAGAAGTTTTAGCAGCACAATGTGCTTTAGCTGGTTTGAGTCAACAAGATATAGAAGTTGTGTTTCATAGTCCGACGGCTGAAGCGGCACTCAAACACTTAAAATCCTTAGATGATTCTACAGGTAGTGATTGGGTAAATCGAGTTTATAGGGCGATCGCCGAAACTATCGATGTGCGTTGTCAAGAATATATTCAAAGTCACTCTAGCAGAGGTCAAGATACCACAATCTGCGGCTCGATTTTATTTGATCGCGATCGCAAAATTATTGTGAAGAGCAAAACTGCTTGTAACTTAATGGGAAATTTATGTTAATTTATTATGAATAATCATAAATAATCCAACTAAATAAGTTATTCAGTATCGACTGTAGTGTAATTTATAGCTTTTAATATCGTGCCGTAATGGCAGTACAAACGCATTCTCCCTAGCGTTTGTCAAAGATTAATTCACCATTTATCAGCCTCAACAAGCTGAAAATGGTGTTTATATTCAGAACCCACAGAAACCATCTACCACCAGACTCACACTTTCTCCATATTATGAATACAGCGGTGACTCTACTAACCGAACAAGCCCCTCAACCAATAGAAGAGTTCGGGCGGCTTGAGCGTCAAATCATTATCATATTAGACTTCGGTTCTCAGTATTCGGAACTGATTGCCCGGCGTATCCGCGAGACTCAAGTATACTCTGAAGTCTTGTCTTATCGCACCCCAGCAGAACAGTTACGTAAACTCAGTCCCAAGGGAATAATTCTCTCTGGAGGCCCTAGTTCAGTTTATAGCGATCGCGCTCCCCATTGTGACCCAGAAATCTGGAATTTAGGTATTCCCGTTTTAGGTGTTTGTTATGGAATGCAGTTGATGGTCAATCAACTCGGTGGGGAAGTAGCCAAAGCTGACCGGGGTGAATACGGCAAAGCGGCATTATATATTGATGATCCCACAGACTTGTTAACAAACGTCGAAGATGGCACGACAATGTGGATGAGTCATGGCGACTCAGTGACAAAAATGCCTCCAGGCTTTGAGGTGTTAGCACATACAGATAATACCCCCTGTGCTGCTGTTGCTGACCACGAGAAAAAACTTTATGGTGTTCAGTTTCACCCGGAAGTAGTGCATTCGATTGGTGGTTTAGCATTAATTCGCAACTTCGTTTATCACATCTGCGAGTGTGAACCCACCTGGACGACAGCCGCCTTTGTAGAAGAAGCAATTCGGGAAATTCGCGCTAAAGTGGGCGATAAGCGAGTATTGTTAGCTCTTTCTGGTGGTGTAGATTCTTCTACCCTCGCCTTCTTGCTGCACAAAGCCATTGGCGACCAGTTGACTTGTGTATTTATCGACCAAGGCTTTATGCGGAAGTATGAGCCGGAGAGGTTGGTGAAGTTGTTCCAAGAACAGTTTCATATCCCTGTGGAGTATGTTAACGCCCGCGATCGCTTTTTGGATATCATGGT harbors:
- a CDS encoding MHYT domain-containing protein, whose amino-acid sequence is MLHGNYDIRLSLFSIAIAILTAYTTLDLAGRVAQAKSQERSRWVAGGAITMGTGIWAMHFIAMLAFSLPVPIYYDWLMVVASVLPAILASGLALCLISLPEINLLLLLSGSILMGVGISAMHYIGMAAVRLSATVSYDLNIVVLSIAIAILISLVALWVGFKLRADTTFKGRLLRLGSAIILGAAIPSMHYTGMMATHFSNPQIVNTNTVDTTRPLWMAVIVGLVTVFLLGWTLLTSFFNKRLSVQIVKTAVLKENQALLQQALQKQADLATLAQTRSEELEAAMLALQTTQLQFIQAEKMSSLGQMVAGVAHEINNPVNFIYGNLFHIEAYVQNLLELINAYKQNYPDPAPEIQLLTKSIDLQFLQEDLPKTLESMQAGATRIKYIVESLRNFSRLDEAELKTVDIHEGLDSTLLILKNRLMNLEGNRPEVTVIKEYDKLPLVNCYPRQLNQAFFNILTNAIDALDEKYNKNIKTNLSFKPIIRIATNINQHKWVNIQIFDNGFGINEEVQRKIYDPFFSTKPVGKGVGLGLSISYQIIIEKHQGKLSCLSAYGQGTTFKIEIPVDIAIASIQ
- a CDS encoding metallophosphoesterase family protein, with the translated sequence MVLNFRFAVVSDLHIALSHTIWDHPSRFHLVEVGIPAFESAIEHLTQLDLDFLLLPGDLTQHGEPENHIWLQQRLSKLPFPTYVVPGNHDVPVVTANQQSIAFADFPQYYRKFGYQDTNELYYTQQLLPGVRLIGLNSNFFNEEGQQVGRLDAKQLQWLEEVLIAASDELVLVMVHHNVVEHLPHQSRHPMASRYMLENAPELVQLLQRYGVKLVFTGHLHVQDVACADGVYDITTGSLVSYPHPYRVLEFHHDRQGKEWLQILSHRVQSVPDFPNLQQLSREWMGDRSFPFLVKLLTLSPLNLPLTQAQELAPTLRDFWATIADGDAVFDYPQFPQKIRHYIQTYSAATLIDNNSTLLLEKMERGQLGVGSGETALREGFPPQATANPKGGR
- a CDS encoding FIST signal transduction protein, translating into MADRMQWANALSTRPSLEAAITDVVQRATSSLTAPADLGIVFISSAFASEYSRVLPLLAEKLSVPVLIGCSGGGVIGTVASGQTQELEAQAAISLTLAHLPGVNLQVFHVTGEELPDLDSPPDTWINLIGVPPSPKPQFILLSSAFSSGINDLIQGLDFAYPGSVILGGQASAGGMGSRLALFCNGSLYREGTVGLALSGNIVVETIVAQGCRPIGEPMQVTKSERNIILELGEKVPLMVLRDLIASLSEQERALAQHSLFVGVAMDEFKLSLHQGDFLIRSILGVDPAGGAIAIGDIVRPGQRLQFHLRDAQASAEELQFLLERYQTQPQFDNSAVGALMFSCVGRGEGLYGKPNFDSELFKHYIQDIPVGGFFCGGEIGPVGGRTFLHGYTSVFGICRELSEE
- a CDS encoding Calvin cycle protein CP12; the encoded protein is MTDTQAKGLEDQIQEEVEQARAVCDVSGSNSAECAAAWDAVEELQAEASHQRQEKKKNSLEQYCDDNPEAAECRVYDE
- a CDS encoding DUF3177 family protein; this translates as MNDVWFRQLVWIDYRLAVLFLMLIPLILLVWAYVQQAQGIQKLLTIYWRVSSLLAITVYLMIAQYPVSFISGLIGQILIPISLWFWVDLNDEIEYQPSGALKLTFTSWRWAVSVYSILGTIALIPFVGCAFSGNVGQNPACSVWFEAPLVFKDYFHHNSKPAFLGFLGIVGLIIYVLYLSYFVLVKLGKQGRSATPQ
- a CDS encoding DUF7734 family protein: MNPIGKRLEQYTTKRPQEVLLVTVEIADEQDKVAIFKGFSSSLMRSTAFDPDVPVIPDEAKVVSIDRIASPYNPESPRYIQREISWEAMEGILAEVGV
- the cbiD gene encoding cobalt-precorrin-5B (C(1))-methyltransferase CbiD, producing MTNSGYTLPVFACAAAIAALHWLRQRQPLKVVSVDLIEPAQIAEIPVEQVAGLSENMALAITRSDPGDNLDLTRDTPIWALVEWGGVESERVTIKGGEGIGKQTNADNQAAIYSYAQKLLQENLTRLLAADERIIVTIILPEGRSLAVRTSNSAFGVVEGLSLLGTTGISQPLSSPAQLDAFRSELQQKASLFTSLVFCIGENGLDLARKIGINPEKLVKTANWLGPMLVEADTLGVQEILLFGYHGKLMKLAAGIFHTHHHLADGRREVLAAQCALAGLSQQDIEVVFHSPTAEAALKHLKSLDDSTGSDWVNRVYRAIAETIDVRCQEYIQSHSSRGQDTTICGSILFDRDRKIIVKSKTACNLMGNLC
- the guaA gene encoding glutamine-hydrolyzing GMP synthase yields the protein MNTAVTLLTEQAPQPIEEFGRLERQIIIILDFGSQYSELIARRIRETQVYSEVLSYRTPAEQLRKLSPKGIILSGGPSSVYSDRAPHCDPEIWNLGIPVLGVCYGMQLMVNQLGGEVAKADRGEYGKAALYIDDPTDLLTNVEDGTTMWMSHGDSVTKMPPGFEVLAHTDNTPCAAVADHEKKLYGVQFHPEVVHSIGGLALIRNFVYHICECEPTWTTAAFVEEAIREIRAKVGDKRVLLALSGGVDSSTLAFLLHKAIGDQLTCVFIDQGFMRKYEPERLVKLFQEQFHIPVEYVNARDRFLDIMVGVTDPEEKRRRIGHEFIRTFEETSKQLGPFDYLAQGTLYPDVIESADTNVDPQTGERVAVKIKSHHNVGGLPKDLRFKLVEPLRKLFKDEVRKVGRSIGLPEEIVKRQPFPGPGLAIRILGEVTAERLNILRDADLIVRQEINQRGLYNEYWQAFAVLLPIRSVGVMGDQRTYAYPIVLRIVKSEDGMTADWARVPYDVLEAISNRIVNEVKGVNRVVFDITSKPPGTIEWE